The Flavivirga eckloniae genomic interval TTTGGTTATTTCTCCAGCTTGTTCGTGTGTTTTAAAAACAGGACTATTTTTTATTGTTTTATTAAGCTTAACCTCTTTCTCACTATAGAGTTTATACAAAGCTTTTATTTCTACCCAATTCATATTAGTTTTTATTACGTTCTAAATACGCTAATAATTGCTCGTTGCTAAAGTTTGTTTTAAAACTACTATTGGGTACTTTACTATTAATGTCTTTATTTATTTTACCAGGTATTAGTTGATGTAGATACCAGCCATCATCTGAGTTTGAACCATAGGGTTTGGGCGTCATCGTGATAATTTGATATCCAAATTGTTCTGCTAATTCTGGGAACGTATTAAAGTTTGATGGGTCTAGACTGGCAACTTCTTCAAGTATTAAAAAGTTTAACCCTTCTCTTTTTTCTTTAGATGTTATCGATAATCTCCCAATACCTAACAGCACTCGTGCAGTATAACTTTCACCAGTACTACCAGGAGATTTATTATCATCTTCGTCTTTAAATTCTGTTTTAAGGGTAAAGTAGGTTTTTGGGTCTAGTAACTCTGAAAAGGCAATACCCTTTTTGTAACCCGATACATCTTTAAAAAAGGTTTCTGCAAATTGTTCTACAGATTCAGATTCAAAAAGTTCGCCAGTTTCTCCTGCGGTTTGCGCATTAGATTGTAATTCATTAATCCATTGGATTGAGAAGTTAGGGTTAATGTCAAAACGCACTTGAAAATAGTATTTTTCACTAATTAGTTTGTTTTTAAAGAATAAGTTAAGCCTTGTTATTACACTTTTGTAAGTTTCGAATTCGTCTTGCGTTTTCTGAAATATTTTAAGCATTATTCCTCTTAGGGTCGAAGACATTTTTCTCTTTTCTTCATTTGCACTATTTAAGGCTTGCTCTATATTTTTAGTTTCAACAATGGTATTGCCTAATAGTTTTCTTTCCAGTTGTTTGAAATGAAATGTTTTGTTTTCTATTTGCTCTTTTATTTCAATTTCATCATTAGTGTATTGAAAGTCCTTAAGAACATCCTCATACCTTATTTGATATAAGCTTTTTTTGAGAGAACAATCATTTTCGACATCTTTAGTATTTAATAATGCGACTTCTTCTGCATTAAAGCCAGAAAATAGTAAGGGATATTTTTTTTCTTTACACTTTTTGAAATCTTCTATTTCTTTCTTTAGCTCTTCTTTTTCTTTTTGAATTTTATCGGCATCAAAGTTAAGTTCTGATATTGATTGTTCTTTTACTTTTATATCAGCTTCTGTTTCCACACGAATTTTCAATGCATTGGTATAAGCCTCCATAAAGACACTTTGTTTTGTTGAATATTGTTCTATGGTTTCTACTATTTCTTTATCTGGAAACTCAAAACCTATTTTAGATTTTGAAGTAGTTAAACTCGTTTTTAGTTTTGTTAATTCTGCTTTTAGCGTCGTTTTAAAAGTTGGAATGTTTTTTACTAATGCTACTGCGGTTTTGTAGTCATCAATCTTTCTTCTATCTGGAATATCTTTATCCCATTTAAAACTGATGTTTGGGAGGTGTTGTAATATATTATCTATTTTTAGATTTTCTATATCATTAATTCTATTTTTTAATTTTTCTAACGCCTTATTTATTTCTTGTTCTTTTTGATTAAAGGCATTTTGGAGGTTTTTAGGGTCTTTAAAAATTTGTTTTTCTTTATTGAAATAAGCAAAGTAATTTAGGCTCCCTATTTTTATCCAATATCCTCCGTCTACTTTATCTTCTATAATATTAGATTCGTTTAATATATCTAAACTGTCTGTGTATGTTAGCTTGTTTGTAATATTTGTTGGTTTTTGCCATTTTACATCCATAAATAACGCTAGCAAGATAGTTTCCTGGGCTTTGCTTAGTGCTTTTTTCTTTTTAATTATTTGAGAAGCTAGTGTTTCTTCATTTTTATAATTTACCAAACGCTGCATTTGTTCAAGTCTATTTTGTTCTTGTTTTAGACTTGTTTTTACTTCGTCTAATTTTGCAGATTGTTGTTTGTATTGATTTTCAATACCTTGAATAGAACCGTATTTTTTCCAAACAGGTTTAAAAAACTCAACTGTTGAAATGATATTGTCGATAGATTCATTTTCAAAATCAAAAGGTTCTTTTTCTTCTTTAGATACATCTGGTAATGGGCAAGCTTCAAGTTTGTCTATTTTATCTTTCTTTTTTAAATATGTGCTATATTCGTCTTTGTAGTTGTTTAAGTCTTGAAGCGATTTTGAGTAGTTCTTTTGTTTTTTGTTTGCCTCTGCTTCTGTTTTTTCAAGTGTAGGGAGTTTTGCTTTTAAGTTTGCTATTTGTTTATTTAAAGCTTTGTGCTTTTTTTCGTCTTTATCCCATTGGTCAACTACAGTTTTATAGTTTTTTTTCTTAGTAAAGTATTCTTTTTTAAAGGCTAATTTTTCGGCTGTAATATATGCTTCTTCTTTTTGTTTTAAGTCCTCTAGAAAAACACGTTTCAGTTTTAAATCATCGGTTACTTTTTTCAACTTACGGTGTCTTATTACTAGATTGTCAAGTCTTTCTTTATTTCGTTTGTACTCTGTTTCAATTTCTTCTTTTTTATCATCAAAGAGAAAGCTTTTAAGGCTCTTATCTTTGTCTGTATCTAAAGTATTTGCTTTAGAGAATGCTTGTAATACTTTTGCAAAAGCGGTTAAATGGTTATCAATACTTAAATTGAGAGGTAGTATATTTTTATCAAATAAAAACTGGTATTGCTCTTTTTTTTCTGCTTTAGTTGAAAAATAGCTTAAGTATAGGTCTTTAGAGTCTCGTAAATGACTAACTAAGTCCCCAATTTTTGGTATTTCGGTTTTATTATTTTTAGTGATTAAAAAATCTTTATGATAAGGTAACTTTTGTTCTGGAATAAGATAGCCTGTTAGTTTTTTCCTTTCTGTTATATTTTTTCTTTGTTCTACTTCTGGATTGTAATATGTGTTTAAAATTCTAAACATTCTTATTGGACTAGAACTTGTACTG includes:
- a CDS encoding coiled-coil domain-containing protein, yielding MMSKLPLMHSISTVGVIKHYNQDYLLHHTRTDFTGKNGIGKSLIADLLQILFIADSKKITFGTDSVKKEDRQIFTIPYKTNDAYFFMNIEIEPKQYITIGVNIPSTSSSPIRMFRILNTYYNPEVEQRKNITERKKLTGYLIPEQKLPYHKDFLITKNNKTEIPKIGDLVSHLRDSKDLYLSYFSTKAEKKEQYQFLFDKNILPLNLSIDNHLTAFAKVLQAFSKANTLDTDKDKSLKSFLFDDKKEEIETEYKRNKERLDNLVIRHRKLKKVTDDLKLKRVFLEDLKQKEEAYITAEKLAFKKEYFTKKKNYKTVVDQWDKDEKKHKALNKQIANLKAKLPTLEKTEAEANKKQKNYSKSLQDLNNYKDEYSTYLKKKDKIDKLEACPLPDVSKEEKEPFDFENESIDNIISTVEFFKPVWKKYGSIQGIENQYKQQSAKLDEVKTSLKQEQNRLEQMQRLVNYKNEETLASQIIKKKKALSKAQETILLALFMDVKWQKPTNITNKLTYTDSLDILNESNIIEDKVDGGYWIKIGSLNYFAYFNKEKQIFKDPKNLQNAFNQKEQEINKALEKLKNRINDIENLKIDNILQHLPNISFKWDKDIPDRRKIDDYKTAVALVKNIPTFKTTLKAELTKLKTSLTTSKSKIGFEFPDKEIVETIEQYSTKQSVFMEAYTNALKIRVETEADIKVKEQSISELNFDADKIQKEKEELKKEIEDFKKCKEKKYPLLFSGFNAEEVALLNTKDVENDCSLKKSLYQIRYEDVLKDFQYTNDEIEIKEQIENKTFHFKQLERKLLGNTIVETKNIEQALNSANEEKRKMSSTLRGIMLKIFQKTQDEFETYKSVITRLNLFFKNKLISEKYYFQVRFDINPNFSIQWINELQSNAQTAGETGELFESESVEQFAETFFKDVSGYKKGIAFSELLDPKTYFTLKTEFKDEDDNKSPGSTGESYTARVLLGIGRLSITSKEKREGLNFLILEEVASLDPSNFNTFPELAEQFGYQIITMTPKPYGSNSDDGWYLHQLIPGKINKDINSKVPNSSFKTNFSNEQLLAYLERNKN